The Rhodopseudomonas palustris genome window below encodes:
- a CDS encoding AraC family transcriptional regulator encodes MTRTWTNYQDRLDRVTSYIHDNLDGELDFDRIAEIASLSPYHWHRIYHACRGETAVGTARRLRLQRASVRLAQTDDPIAQIATQAGYASVAAFTRAFADAYGLPPATYRDSGSHADFRPGQLAAAQGGWSIDIRRFEAIPALAVRHGGPYIEIGKAFETLFGQLAARGALPQRIEMIAVYLDDPTAVPPEQLRSLAALAAPGGVVDPPVERIEIASGDYAVLRHKGPYADMWAAYQWLFGTWLPQSGREADDRPVVEKYLNSPQDTKPSELLTDLCLPLR; translated from the coding sequence ATGACCAGGACATGGACCAACTACCAGGACCGACTCGATCGGGTGACGTCGTACATCCACGACAATCTCGACGGCGAGCTCGACTTCGACAGGATCGCCGAAATCGCGTCGCTGTCGCCGTATCATTGGCACAGGATCTATCACGCCTGCCGCGGCGAAACCGCGGTCGGCACCGCCCGGCGGCTGCGGCTGCAGCGCGCTTCGGTCCGTCTGGCGCAGACCGACGACCCGATCGCGCAGATCGCGACGCAGGCGGGGTATGCCAGCGTGGCGGCGTTCACCCGCGCCTTCGCGGACGCCTATGGGTTGCCGCCGGCGACCTATCGCGACAGCGGCAGCCATGCCGATTTCCGGCCGGGGCAACTGGCCGCTGCGCAAGGCGGCTGGTCGATCGACATCCGGCGATTCGAGGCGATACCCGCGCTCGCGGTCCGGCACGGCGGTCCGTATATCGAGATCGGCAAGGCCTTCGAAACGCTGTTCGGGCAACTGGCCGCTCGCGGCGCGCTGCCGCAACGGATCGAGATGATCGCGGTCTATCTCGACGATCCGACGGCGGTGCCGCCGGAGCAACTGCGCTCGCTCGCAGCGCTCGCGGCGCCGGGCGGCGTCGTCGATCCGCCGGTCGAGCGCATCGAGATCGCCTCCGGCGACTACGCGGTGCTTCGGCACAAGGGGCCCTATGCGGATATGTGGGCCGCTTATCAGTGGCTGTTCGGCACCTGGCTGCCGCAGTCCGGGCGCGAAGCCGACGATCGGCCTGTCGTCGAGAAATATCTCAACAGCCCGCAGGACACCAAGCCCTCGGAGCTGCTCACCGACCTCTGCCTGCCGTTGCGGTAG
- a CDS encoding type II toxin-antitoxin system VapC family toxin → MSDPSGFLVDTSIVSAFAPGRPAVAEQTARWMIAQGEAERLHLSVITVAEIERGCRKLARAGGTARAQALSAWLRELIDLYGDRLLPIDAATARIAGAIEDQAIANGVHPGFADVLIAATARAHALSVLTANISHFRPLGVSCFNPVDGLPD, encoded by the coding sequence GTGAGCGATCCGTCCGGCTTCCTGGTCGATACTTCGATCGTGTCGGCGTTTGCGCCGGGCCGGCCGGCGGTGGCCGAGCAAACGGCGCGGTGGATGATCGCGCAGGGCGAGGCCGAGCGGCTGCATTTGTCGGTCATCACGGTGGCCGAGATCGAGCGCGGATGCCGCAAGCTCGCCCGCGCCGGCGGCACGGCGCGGGCACAAGCCTTGTCCGCATGGTTACGCGAACTGATCGACCTCTATGGCGACCGGCTGCTGCCGATCGATGCGGCGACCGCGCGGATTGCCGGCGCGATCGAAGACCAGGCGATCGCGAACGGCGTCCATCCCGGCTTCGCCGATGTGCTGATCGCAGCGACGGCGCGAGCCCATGCGCTCTCCGTGTTGACGGCCAACATCAGTCATTTCCGCCCGCTCGGCGTGAGCTGCTTCAATCCGGTCGACGGGCTTCCGGACTGA
- a CDS encoding type II toxin-antitoxin system Phd/YefM family antitoxin — protein sequence MKTINLREAKATLSAVVEAAEAGEPVTITRHGKAAAVVVPVDVARRLYPARRGFGEFLMGFPGLPEEIERNPSPGREIDL from the coding sequence ATGAAAACGATCAACCTCAGGGAAGCCAAGGCGACGCTGTCGGCGGTGGTCGAAGCCGCCGAGGCCGGCGAGCCGGTGACCATCACGCGGCACGGCAAGGCGGCTGCCGTGGTGGTCCCCGTCGATGTCGCACGGCGGCTCTACCCGGCCCGCAGGGGTTTTGGCGAATTCCTGATGGGCTTTCCGGGCCTTCCTGAAGAGATCGAGCGCAATCCGTCTCCGGGCCGCGAGATCGACCTGTGA
- a CDS encoding AprI/Inh family metalloprotease inhibitor, whose protein sequence is MRRCVAAAMLLLLSAAPAPAQDATALTKAMVGQWELSTTERSRTCVVTLKPEAAPQGQQGGLQGGVPGMKLELEPGCAAALPFTSDIASWTVKGLDIVRLQSAAGEPVIDFTEVESGIFEGLRANEGVYILQNLVAARSLAKSMDQMIGDWSMVRGSGRVVCGLTLTNNEAATADNFEAFLKPRCDPPVASFGPTMWRLERGALTLIAPSGEIWRFEADDNAQWRKTPDSADPLIMLRQ, encoded by the coding sequence ATGAGACGCTGCGTCGCCGCCGCCATGCTGTTGCTGTTGAGCGCCGCGCCGGCGCCGGCGCAGGACGCCACGGCGCTGACCAAGGCGATGGTCGGACAGTGGGAACTGTCGACCACCGAGCGCAGCAGGACCTGCGTGGTGACGCTGAAGCCGGAGGCCGCTCCGCAAGGACAGCAGGGGGGGCTTCAAGGGGGCGTGCCTGGCATGAAGCTCGAACTCGAGCCCGGCTGCGCCGCCGCGCTGCCTTTCACCAGCGATATCGCATCCTGGACCGTGAAGGGCCTCGACATTGTCCGGCTGCAGAGCGCCGCCGGCGAACCGGTGATCGATTTCACCGAGGTCGAGAGCGGCATCTTCGAAGGCCTGCGCGCCAATGAGGGCGTCTACATCCTGCAGAATCTGGTCGCGGCGCGTTCGCTCGCCAAATCGATGGACCAGATGATCGGCGACTGGTCGATGGTCCGCGGCAGCGGCCGCGTCGTCTGCGGCCTGACGCTGACCAACAACGAGGCGGCGACGGCGGACAATTTCGAGGCCTTCCTCAAGCCGCGCTGCGATCCGCCGGTCGCGAGTTTCGGCCCGACGATGTGGCGGCTGGAGCGCGGCGCGCTGACGCTGATCGCGCCGTCCGGCGAGATCTGGCGGTTCGAGGCCGACGACAACGCGCAATGGCGCAAGACCCCCGACAGCGCCGACCCGCTGATCATGCTGCGGCAGTGA
- a CDS encoding 2-hydroxyacid dehydrogenase — MAGETGSADAIDLLIYGPNKPVVNEGFPQRYVLHRCEQPADLDRLGDDVRARIRGVAVTGLVPTQAAMLARYPTLEIIASFGVGYDHIDSGWAAQHGVVVTNTPDVLTEEVADTALGLLIATLREFVRADAHVRSGLWATQPYPLSKGSLRDRTVGIVGMGRIGQAIARRLDASLVPVVYHSRKPAPGVNYKHYPDLIAMAKEVDALIVIIPGGASTSKLINAEVLAALGPRGVLINVARGSVVDEPALIAALQSGTILAAGLDVFVDEPNVPEELRALPNVILLPHIGSASVVTRNAMDQLVVDNLQAWFDGKPPLTPIPETPVKGR, encoded by the coding sequence ATGGCGGGGGAAACGGGCTCGGCGGACGCCATCGATCTGCTGATCTACGGGCCGAACAAGCCAGTGGTGAACGAGGGCTTTCCGCAGCGCTATGTCCTGCACCGATGCGAGCAGCCGGCCGATCTCGACCGCCTCGGCGACGACGTTCGGGCCAGGATTCGCGGCGTCGCGGTCACCGGCCTGGTGCCGACCCAGGCGGCGATGCTGGCGCGCTACCCGACGCTCGAGATCATCGCCTCGTTCGGCGTCGGCTACGACCACATCGATTCCGGCTGGGCGGCGCAGCACGGCGTCGTCGTCACCAACACGCCCGACGTGCTCACCGAGGAAGTCGCCGACACCGCGCTCGGCCTCTTGATCGCCACGTTGCGCGAATTCGTCCGCGCCGATGCGCATGTCCGCTCCGGGCTGTGGGCGACGCAGCCCTATCCGCTCAGCAAAGGCTCGCTGCGCGACCGCACCGTCGGCATCGTCGGCATGGGCCGGATCGGGCAAGCCATCGCGCGGCGGCTCGACGCCTCGCTGGTGCCGGTGGTGTATCACTCGCGCAAGCCGGCGCCGGGCGTGAACTACAAGCATTATCCCGACCTGATCGCGATGGCGAAGGAGGTCGACGCGCTGATCGTGATCATCCCCGGCGGCGCCTCGACATCGAAGCTGATCAACGCCGAGGTGCTGGCCGCGCTCGGTCCGCGCGGCGTGCTGATCAACGTCGCGCGCGGCTCGGTGGTCGACGAGCCGGCGCTGATCGCGGCGTTGCAATCGGGCACGATCCTCGCCGCCGGTCTCGACGTGTTCGTCGACGAGCCGAACGTGCCGGAAGAGTTGCGCGCGCTGCCGAACGTGATCCTGCTGCCGCATATCGGCTCGGCCTCGGTGGTGACACGCAATGCGATGGACCAGCTCGTGGTCGACAATCTCCAGGCGTGGTTCGACGGCAAGCCGCCGCTGACCCCGATTCCCGAAACCCCGGTGAAGGGCCGCTGA
- a CDS encoding ABC transporter permease — protein MSESEPIELQPARLGAASLLRVLLPVVVLAAGVAAWDLVVRLNQIPPYILPGPGLVAQTLVADWPVLSASLLATLVTTLQGFLAAAIGGIALALLFNQSRWVEYSLFPYAVVLQVTPVIAIAPLLLIYLPQDTAVVACAFIVAFFPVLANTTLGLNSVDRNLAGLFRLYGASRWQTLLRLKLPAALPYILGGLRIAGGLSLIGAVVAEIAAGSAGAGSGLAYRIAESGYRLNIPRMFAALLLLSAAGIVIYGLLALLSHLLLRRWHESALGKEQ, from the coding sequence ATGAGCGAATCCGAGCCGATCGAATTGCAGCCCGCGCGCCTCGGCGCGGCGAGCCTGCTACGCGTGCTGCTGCCGGTCGTGGTGCTGGCCGCCGGCGTCGCGGCGTGGGACCTCGTCGTCCGGCTCAATCAGATCCCGCCCTATATCCTGCCGGGTCCGGGGCTGGTGGCGCAGACGCTGGTGGCCGATTGGCCGGTGCTGTCGGCCTCGCTGCTGGCGACGCTGGTCACCACGCTGCAGGGCTTTCTCGCCGCGGCGATCGGCGGCATCGCGCTGGCGCTGCTGTTCAACCAGTCGCGCTGGGTGGAGTACTCGCTGTTTCCCTATGCGGTGGTGCTGCAGGTGACGCCGGTGATCGCGATCGCGCCGCTGCTGCTGATCTATCTGCCGCAGGACACCGCCGTCGTGGCCTGCGCCTTCATCGTCGCGTTCTTTCCGGTGCTGGCCAACACCACGCTCGGGCTCAACTCGGTCGACCGCAATCTCGCCGGGCTGTTCCGGCTGTACGGCGCGTCGCGCTGGCAGACGCTGCTGCGGCTGAAGCTGCCGGCGGCGCTGCCCTACATCCTCGGCGGCCTGCGCATCGCCGGCGGGCTGTCGCTGATCGGCGCGGTGGTGGCCGAGATCGCGGCGGGCTCCGCCGGCGCCGGCTCCGGCCTCGCCTACAGGATCGCCGAATCCGGCTACCGGCTCAACATTCCCCGCATGTTCGCCGCCTTGCTGTTGCTCTCCGCGGCGGGCATTGTCATCTATGGGCTGCTCGCGCTGCTGTCGCATCTGCTGCTGCGGCGCTGGCACGAAAGCGCGCTCGGAAAGGAACAATAA
- a CDS encoding ABC transporter ATP-binding protein, which translates to MAVSSSRDLDGPAAGQAIRLRAVTKIYRNGVPALGPIDLAVGRGEFVSLLGPSGCGKSTALRLIAGLAVPSSGRIEVASQPRNGHSIGFVFQEPTLMPWTSVRGNVGLPLQLAHAPSAEIARRVDAALARVDLSDFAEAYPRELSGGMKMRASLARALVTDPDILLMDEPFAALDEITRFRLNDDLLALWRELGKTVLFVTHSVFESVYLSQRVVVMSPRPGTIAAEFRIAAPEPRDAEFRTSADYAAQCREVSRALAETGTAKVRA; encoded by the coding sequence ATGGCGGTGTCCTCCTCGCGCGATCTCGACGGCCCGGCGGCAGGTCAGGCGATCCGCCTGCGCGCGGTGACCAAGATCTATCGCAACGGCGTGCCGGCGCTCGGGCCGATCGATCTCGCCGTCGGCCGCGGCGAATTCGTCTCGCTGCTCGGGCCGTCCGGCTGCGGCAAGTCGACCGCGCTGCGGCTGATCGCCGGACTGGCCGTGCCGTCCTCCGGCCGCATCGAGGTGGCGTCGCAGCCGCGAAACGGGCATTCGATCGGCTTCGTGTTTCAGGAGCCGACGCTGATGCCGTGGACCAGCGTCCGCGGCAATGTCGGCCTGCCGCTGCAGCTCGCGCACGCGCCGTCCGCCGAGATCGCCCGCCGCGTCGACGCGGCGTTGGCGCGGGTCGATCTGTCGGACTTCGCCGAGGCCTATCCGCGCGAACTCTCCGGCGGCATGAAGATGCGGGCGTCGCTGGCGCGCGCGCTGGTCACCGATCCGGACATCCTGCTGATGGACGAGCCGTTCGCCGCGCTCGACGAGATCACCCGCTTCCGGCTCAATGACGATCTGCTGGCGCTGTGGCGCGAACTCGGCAAGACCGTGCTGTTCGTGACGCATTCGGTGTTCGAGTCGGTGTATCTGTCGCAGCGCGTCGTGGTGATGTCGCCGCGGCCGGGAACGATCGCGGCGGAATTCCGGATCGCTGCGCCCGAGCCGCGCGACGCGGAATTCCGCACCTCGGCGGACTACGCCGCGCAATGCCGCGAGGTCTCGCGCGCGCTGGCGGAAACCGGCACCGCAAAGGTGCGCGCATGA
- a CDS encoding ABC transporter substrate-binding protein, which produces MTPAFLLRALTGAVVAASLAFPALASPPPAPAKPVEKPAPPPPPKKPPPPKLQPVRKVPEGGFDKVSFGTNWVAEGEHGGFFQAVADGTYKAYGLDVTIVPGGPNVNNRALLLAGKLDFFMTANTLQSFDAVASNVPVVAIAAIFQRDPQVFLTHPESKVEKLDDLKRLTLFVSKEGIASYFQWLKSEYGFSEAKVKPYTSNPQPFIIDRNSAMQGYVTSEPFVIEQKAKFKPNVLLLADYGLDGYSTLIETRRDLIDKNPEMIQRFVDASMIGWYNYLYGDNSAGNTMIKSLNPEMTDEMLAYSVEKMKEHGIVDSGDAVKNGIGAMSDARYASFFDKMSRAGVVKRDLDFRQAYTLQFTNKGVGVDLRPNK; this is translated from the coding sequence ATGACCCCCGCCTTCCTGCTGCGAGCGTTAACCGGGGCCGTCGTGGCAGCGTCGCTGGCGTTTCCGGCCCTGGCCTCGCCGCCGCCGGCTCCGGCCAAGCCGGTCGAAAAGCCCGCCCCGCCGCCGCCGCCGAAGAAGCCTCCGCCGCCGAAGCTGCAGCCGGTGCGCAAGGTTCCGGAGGGCGGCTTCGACAAGGTCTCGTTCGGCACCAACTGGGTCGCCGAGGGCGAGCACGGCGGTTTCTTCCAGGCGGTCGCCGACGGCACCTACAAGGCCTACGGGCTGGACGTGACGATCGTGCCGGGCGGACCCAACGTCAACAACCGCGCGCTGCTGCTCGCCGGCAAGCTCGATTTCTTCATGACCGCCAATACGCTGCAATCGTTCGACGCGGTCGCCAGCAATGTCCCGGTGGTGGCGATCGCCGCCATCTTCCAGCGCGACCCGCAGGTGTTCCTGACCCATCCGGAATCCAAGGTCGAGAAGCTCGACGACCTCAAGCGGCTGACGCTGTTCGTCTCCAAGGAGGGCATCGCCAGCTACTTCCAGTGGCTGAAATCCGAATACGGCTTCAGCGAAGCCAAGGTGAAGCCCTACACGTCGAATCCGCAGCCCTTCATCATCGACCGCAACTCGGCGATGCAGGGCTACGTCACCTCCGAGCCGTTCGTGATCGAGCAGAAGGCGAAATTCAAGCCGAACGTCCTGCTGCTCGCCGATTACGGCCTCGACGGCTATTCGACGCTGATCGAGACGCGCCGCGACCTGATCGACAAGAACCCGGAGATGATCCAGCGCTTCGTCGACGCCTCGATGATCGGCTGGTACAACTACCTCTACGGCGACAACTCGGCGGGCAACACGATGATCAAGTCGCTCAATCCGGAGATGACCGACGAGATGCTGGCCTATTCGGTCGAGAAGATGAAGGAACACGGCATCGTCGATTCCGGCGACGCGGTGAAGAACGGCATCGGCGCGATGAGCGACGCGCGCTACGCCAGCTTCTTCGACAAGATGTCGCGCGCCGGCGTGGTCAAGCGCGATCTGGATTTCCGCCAGGCCTATACGCTGCAATTCACCAACAAGGGCGTCGGCGTCGATCTGCGGCCGAACAAATAG
- a CDS encoding creatininase family protein produces the protein MTKLPPRDWTEIRWPEIGDADPARWIAVLPLAATEQHGPHLPLGTDLIIAQAYLARVHELLPAELPATFLPLQPVGLSTEHLSFPGTLTLSTETALKSWTEIGDSVARAGIRKLVMVTSHGGNSAAMGLVAQELRARHRMLAVTTGWARFGLPDGLFAADELRHGIHGGAVETSIMLAHAPHLVRTDRIADFRPATVAMERDFRFLSAQRPAPFAWAAQDLHPSGAIGDATAATADKGRQALDHGARAFCELLADVDRFDLAAFGAAPQA, from the coding sequence ATGACCAAGCTTCCGCCCCGCGACTGGACCGAGATCCGCTGGCCGGAGATCGGCGACGCCGATCCGGCGCGCTGGATCGCGGTGCTGCCGCTCGCCGCCACCGAACAGCACGGCCCGCATCTGCCGCTCGGCACCGATTTGATCATCGCCCAAGCCTATCTGGCGCGGGTGCACGAGCTGTTACCGGCGGAGCTGCCGGCGACGTTCCTGCCGCTGCAGCCGGTCGGCCTGTCCACCGAACATCTGTCGTTTCCCGGCACGCTGACGCTGTCGACCGAAACCGCGCTGAAAAGCTGGACCGAGATCGGCGACAGCGTCGCCCGGGCCGGAATCCGCAAGCTGGTGATGGTGACCAGCCATGGCGGCAACAGCGCCGCGATGGGGCTGGTGGCGCAGGAGCTGCGGGCGCGGCACCGGATGCTGGCGGTGACCACCGGCTGGGCGCGGTTCGGCCTGCCGGACGGGCTGTTCGCGGCCGACGAACTGCGCCATGGCATCCATGGCGGCGCGGTCGAGACTTCGATCATGCTGGCGCATGCGCCGCACCTTGTCCGCACCGATCGGATCGCCGATTTCCGCCCCGCCACGGTGGCGATGGAGCGGGACTTCCGCTTTCTGTCGGCGCAGCGGCCGGCGCCGTTCGCCTGGGCGGCGCAGGACCTGCACCCGAGCGGCGCGATCGGCGATGCGACGGCCGCCACCGCCGACAAGGGCCGGCAGGCGCTCGACCACGGCGCCCGCGCCTTCTGCGAGCTGCTGGCCGATGTCGACCGCTTCGACCTCGCAGCATTCGGCGCCGCGCCGCAGGCCTGA
- a CDS encoding carbohydrate porin, which produces MRPIVTTALMLGGLVLPQAAAAADALKALPSPATDWSGFYVGAHAGYVRGHADAGLQDPTFAASQSNGSGGVTAGAQAGYNVLTRSGVLLGVEADISFPSYLPANAVLSEFDNGASTAQQHIDFYGTLRARLGVAAGRWLGYVTGGLAYQHERYLTEPGSGKVLNGRIGWAAGAGLEYGFTPHWSARIEYLYSDFGNDSVGLPTGARYDTRLDLQTLRVGVNRRIDWLGAGDTAPFAAVADPESDRWEIHGQTTVVGQGYPSFRAPYSGANSLTPNAQFKSTWSSGLFANVRLWDGGELYLGPEFLQGFGLSDTVGVAGFPNGEGQKSGFAYPHISPSRFYLRQTFGLGGEQEQLASSASQLSGKADISRLTLQVGRFSVLDAFDGNAYAHDPRRDFMNWSIWASGAFDYAADKLGLTYGATAELNQKQWAIRAGYFLVDAESNSNNFDMRLGQRGQYVAELETRYALFGRPGKLRTLAFLNSVYAGSYRETLDNPLLNLDISQTRRGRIKYGYALNLEQALTEDIGLFGRWSWNDGRNEIMAFTDIDDSLSGGVSIRGLRWGRPDDVIGIAGATNGLSRDHRDFLAAGGLGPLIGDGALNYRRENLLETYYAYAINRAWTATADYQFIVNPAYNADRGPVSVFTARLHGEF; this is translated from the coding sequence ATGCGCCCAATCGTGACGACCGCGCTGATGCTCGGCGGCCTGGTGCTGCCGCAGGCCGCCGCCGCGGCCGACGCGCTGAAGGCGTTGCCGAGCCCGGCCACTGACTGGAGCGGCTTCTATGTCGGCGCCCATGCCGGCTATGTCCGCGGCCACGCCGATGCGGGTTTGCAGGATCCGACGTTCGCGGCGAGCCAGAGCAACGGCTCCGGCGGCGTCACCGCCGGCGCGCAGGCCGGCTACAATGTTCTGACGCGATCCGGCGTGCTGCTCGGCGTCGAGGCCGACATCTCGTTTCCGAGCTATCTGCCGGCCAATGCGGTGCTGTCCGAATTCGACAATGGTGCGTCGACGGCGCAGCAGCACATCGATTTCTACGGCACGCTGCGGGCCCGGCTCGGCGTTGCCGCGGGGCGATGGCTCGGCTACGTCACCGGCGGCCTCGCCTATCAGCACGAGCGCTATCTGACCGAACCCGGCTCCGGCAAGGTGCTGAACGGCCGGATCGGCTGGGCGGCGGGCGCGGGCCTGGAATACGGCTTCACGCCGCATTGGAGCGCCCGGATCGAATATCTCTACAGCGATTTTGGCAACGACTCGGTGGGGCTGCCGACCGGCGCCCGCTACGACACGCGGCTCGACCTGCAGACGCTGCGTGTCGGCGTCAATCGCCGGATCGACTGGCTGGGCGCGGGCGACACCGCTCCGTTCGCGGCGGTCGCCGATCCGGAGTCCGACCGCTGGGAAATCCATGGCCAGACCACCGTGGTCGGCCAGGGCTATCCGTCGTTCCGCGCGCCCTATAGCGGCGCCAATAGTCTCACGCCGAACGCGCAGTTCAAATCGACCTGGAGCTCCGGCCTGTTCGCCAATGTCCGGCTGTGGGACGGCGGCGAATTGTATCTCGGCCCGGAATTCCTGCAGGGCTTCGGGCTCAGCGACACCGTCGGCGTCGCCGGCTTCCCCAATGGCGAGGGGCAGAAATCCGGCTTCGCCTACCCGCATATCAGCCCGTCGCGCTTCTATCTGCGCCAGACCTTCGGCCTCGGCGGCGAGCAGGAACAGCTCGCCTCGAGCGCGTCGCAGCTCTCCGGCAAGGCCGACATCTCGCGGCTGACGCTGCAAGTCGGGCGCTTCAGCGTACTCGACGCGTTCGACGGCAACGCCTACGCGCACGATCCGCGCCGCGACTTCATGAACTGGTCGATCTGGGCCTCGGGCGCGTTCGATTACGCCGCCGACAAGCTCGGCCTCACCTACGGCGCCACCGCCGAACTGAACCAGAAGCAATGGGCGATCCGCGCCGGCTACTTCCTGGTGGACGCCGAATCCAACTCGAACAATTTCGACATGCGGCTGGGCCAGCGCGGCCAGTACGTCGCCGAGTTGGAGACGCGCTATGCGCTGTTCGGCCGGCCCGGCAAGCTGCGCACGCTGGCGTTCCTCAACAGCGTCTATGCCGGCAGCTATCGCGAGACGCTCGACAATCCGCTGCTGAACCTCGACATCAGCCAGACAAGGCGGGGCCGGATCAAATACGGCTACGCGCTCAATCTCGAACAGGCGCTGACCGAGGATATCGGCTTGTTCGGGCGCTGGAGCTGGAACGACGGCCGGAACGAGATCATGGCGTTCACCGATATCGACGACAGCCTGTCCGGCGGCGTCTCGATCCGCGGACTGCGCTGGGGCCGGCCGGACGACGTCATCGGCATCGCCGGCGCGACCAACGGGCTGTCGCGCGACCACCGCGATTTCCTCGCCGCCGGCGGGCTCGGCCCGCTGATCGGCGACGGCGCGCTCAACTATCGCCGCGAGAATTTGCTCGAGACCTACTACGCCTACGCGATCAACCGCGCCTGGACCGCGACGGCCGACTATCAGTTTATCGTCAACCCGGCCTACAACGCCGACCGCGGCCCGGTCTCGGTGTTCACCGCCCGGCTGCACGGGGAGTTCTGA
- a CDS encoding FMN-binding glutamate synthase family protein translates to METILLPFSPRYIALTICAVLAALFASIAVVDYHTKLFGVLLALALVFSALTLLGIRDLLQKNHAVLRNYPISAHLRFLLEEIRPEMRQYFFESEKDGKPFSRDTRALIYQRAKMVLDKRPFGTQKDVYEQGYEWMHHSVAPRPHAEEHFRVTIGGPDCTKPYSASVFNISAMSFGALSPNAIRALNAGARKGGFAHDTGEGGVSPYHQENGGDLIWEIGSGYFGCRTRDGQFDPEAFARRATDEQIKMVELKISQGAKPGHGGVLPAAKVSEEISRIRGVSMDEDCVSPPYHKAFSTPIEMLRFIAEMRRMSGGKPAGFKLCIGHPWEFLAICKAMLATGITPDFIVVDGNEGGTGAAPLEFMDHLGMPMREGVNFVHNALIGVGLRDRIRIGAAGKVATAFDMSRAMALGADWCNSGRGFMFALGCIQSLSCHTDRCPTGVTTQEPSRYRALVVTDKIDRVYNYHHATLHALAELIAAAGLDHPQDIRPHHFSQRTSSSDVVSFAQLYPTLRPGELLDGTDDPRFKHAWAMARAETFAAAV, encoded by the coding sequence ATGGAAACGATCCTGCTTCCTTTCTCGCCGCGCTACATCGCGCTGACGATCTGCGCGGTGCTCGCCGCCTTGTTCGCGTCGATCGCGGTCGTCGATTATCACACCAAGCTGTTCGGGGTGCTGCTGGCGCTCGCGCTGGTGTTCAGCGCGCTGACGCTGCTCGGCATCCGCGATCTGCTGCAGAAGAACCACGCGGTGCTGCGCAACTATCCGATCTCGGCGCATCTGCGATTCCTGCTCGAGGAAATCCGCCCCGAGATGCGGCAGTATTTCTTCGAGAGCGAGAAGGACGGCAAGCCGTTCAGCCGCGACACCCGCGCGCTGATCTATCAGCGCGCCAAGATGGTGCTCGACAAGCGGCCGTTCGGCACCCAGAAGGACGTCTACGAGCAGGGCTACGAGTGGATGCATCATTCGGTGGCGCCGCGGCCGCATGCCGAGGAGCACTTCCGCGTCACGATCGGCGGGCCGGATTGTACGAAGCCTTACTCGGCCTCGGTATTCAACATCTCGGCGATGAGTTTCGGCGCGCTCAGCCCGAATGCAATTCGGGCGCTCAATGCCGGCGCCAGGAAGGGCGGCTTCGCCCACGACACCGGCGAGGGCGGCGTCAGCCCCTATCATCAGGAAAACGGCGGCGATCTGATCTGGGAGATCGGCTCCGGTTATTTCGGCTGCCGCACCCGCGACGGCCAGTTCGATCCGGAGGCCTTCGCCCGCCGCGCCACCGACGAGCAGATCAAGATGGTGGAGCTGAAAATCAGCCAGGGCGCCAAGCCGGGCCATGGCGGCGTGCTGCCGGCGGCGAAAGTCTCCGAAGAGATCTCGCGCATCCGCGGCGTGTCGATGGACGAGGATTGCGTCTCGCCGCCCTATCACAAGGCGTTTTCGACGCCGATCGAGATGCTGCGTTTCATCGCCGAGATGCGGCGGATGTCGGGCGGCAAGCCGGCCGGCTTCAAGCTGTGCATCGGCCATCCGTGGGAGTTTCTGGCGATCTGCAAGGCGATGCTGGCGACCGGGATCACGCCGGACTTCATCGTCGTCGACGGCAACGAAGGCGGCACCGGCGCAGCCCCGCTGGAGTTCATGGACCATCTCGGCATGCCGATGCGCGAGGGCGTCAATTTCGTCCACAACGCGCTGATCGGCGTCGGCCTGCGCGACCGCATCCGGATCGGCGCCGCCGGCAAGGTCGCCACCGCCTTCGACATGTCCCGCGCGATGGCGCTCGGCGCCGACTGGTGCAATTCGGGGCGCGGCTTCATGTTCGCGCTCGGCTGCATCCAGTCGCTGAGCTGCCACACCGATCGCTGCCCGACCGGCGTGACGACGCAGGAGCCGTCGCGCTATCGCGCGCTGGTGGTGACCGACAAGATCGACCGCGTCTACAATTATCACCACGCCACGCTGCACGCGCTGGCCGAACTGATCGCGGCCGCCGGGCTCGATCATCCGCAGGACATCCGCCCGCACCATTTCTCGCAGCGCACCTCGTCGTCGGACGTGGTGTCGTTCGCGCAGCTCTACCCGACACTGCGGCCAGGCGAACTGCTCGACGGCACCGACGACCCCCGCTTCAAGCACGCCTGGGCGATGGCGCGCGCCGAGACCTTCGCGGCGGCGGTGTAG